The nucleotide sequence CATTCACTTCTTCGGTATAGCCAATCCCCCACAGCGGTGCGGTTCGCCATTCCCGGCCGTTGGCCAGAAACTCGCCGCGACCATCCGCCAGACCTTCGCCCATGTCATGCAGCAGCAGATCGGTATACGGGTGAATGGTCTGCTCAGACAGAGCCGGTAAACTGTCGACTTTGGCGGACTGCAGCTTGCTCTGGTGGCAAGATCCGCACCCTACCTCAGCAAATACGCGCTCACCGCGTTTTACTTGCGGATCATCCAAATTACGGCGCACAGGCACAGCCAGATGACGGGAATAGAATTCAACAAAATTCATGATCTTATCGCTGACTTCGGGGGAGCCGCCATTGGGCAGAGTCTGACAGACGTCCTGACCGCTGGTGCAGTTTTCAACCGGAAACAAACGACTGGTCAGGCCCAGATCGCCGTTAAACGCGCCGGCGTTTTGCTGCATCAGTGTCGGCTGACCGGCTTTCCAGCCGAAGCGCCCGGCAACGGTTTGGTGTTTTTCAACATCCCATACCCGGTTCAGCCGGCCGGAAATCCCCTTCCCTTCTTCCTGCTGTGCTGCCGCAATGGATAGCAAAGTTTGCTCAGGGATCTGCTCAAGCAACCCCAGGCCGATCATGGGTGGCGCAATCCGCGCTGACATCATGATGTCCGGGTGCAGGTCGCCATAATTGAGGTGAGTGATCGCTAGCGCAGGTTTGCGCAGTGTGACG is from Photobacterium sp. TLY01 and encodes:
- a CDS encoding di-heme oxidoredictase family protein, giving the protein MKLKSFAARVVAFSLPLVIALPAAAQQNSETAATADLSLLKSGGATSVTKTGANAFSMPAANLPLVHRLDFSVGNSFFRNPWVQAPATTEARDGLGPLFNTNGCQNCHIKDGRGHPPEAGDTNAVSMLVRLSIPALTPEQKKALIVDGVIPDPVYGGQLQDFALPDAKPEGQIAVTYTDVPVTFSDGEVVTLRKPALAITHLNYGDLHPDIMMSARIAPPMIGLGLLEQIPEQTLLSIAAAQQEEGKGISGRLNRVWDVEKHQTVAGRFGWKAGQPTLMQQNAGAFNGDLGLTSRLFPVENCTSGQDVCQTLPNGGSPEVSDKIMNFVEFYSRHLAVPVRRNLDDPQVKRGERVFAEVGCGSCHQSKLQSAKVDSLPALSEQTIHPYTDLLLHDMGEGLADGRGEFLANGREWRTAPLWGIGYTEEVNGHTYFLHDGRARNLMEAVLWHGGEAQASRDQVRQLAKPDREALIAFLHSL